A genomic window from Meleagris gallopavo isolate NT-WF06-2002-E0010 breed Aviagen turkey brand Nicholas breeding stock chromosome 23, Turkey_5.1, whole genome shotgun sequence includes:
- the KLHL17 gene encoding kelch-like protein 17 codes for MEGGVQLLNRDGHSISHNSKRHYHDAFVCMNRMRQRGLLCDIVLHVGTKEIKAHKVVLASCSPYFHAMFTNEMSESRQTHVTLHDIDPQALEQLVQYAYTAEIVVGEGNVQTLLPAASLLQLNGVRDACCKFLLSQLDPSNCLGIRGFADTHSCSDLLKSAHKYVLQHFVEVSKTEEFMLLPLKQVLDLISSDSLNVPSEEEVYRAVLSWVKHDVDSRRQHVPRLMKCVRLPLLSRDFLMSNVDTELLVRHHSECKDLLIEALKYHLMPEQRGVLSNSRTRPRRCEGASTVLFAVGGGSLFAIHGDCEAYDTRTDRWHMVASMSTRRARVGVAAIGNKLYAVGGYDGTSDLATVESYDPVTNSWQPEVSMGTRRSCLGVAALHGLLYAAGGYDGASCLNSAERYDPLTGTWTSIAAMSTRRRYVRVATLEGNLYAVGGYDSSSHLATVEKYEPQINTWTPIANMLSRRSSAGVAVLEGMLYVAGGNDGTSCLNSVERYNPKTNTWESVAPMNIRRSTHDLVAMDGWLYAVGGNDGSSSLNSIEKYNPRTNKWVAASCMFTRRSSVGVAVLELLNFPPPSSPTLSVSSTSL; via the exons atggAGGGCGGCGTGCAGCTCCTCAACCGCGATGGCCACAGCATCTCACACAACTCCAAGCGCCATTACCACGACGCCTTCGTGTGCATGAACCGCATGCGGCAGCGCGGGCTGCTCTGCGACATCGTGCTGCACGTGGGCACCAAGGAGATCAAGGCCCACAAGGTGGTGCTGGCGTCCTGCAGCCCCTACTTCCACGCCATGTTCACAA ATGAGATGAGTGAGAGCCGCCAGACCCATGTGACACTGCACGACATCGACCCACAGGCCCTGGAGCAGTTGGTGCAATATGCTTACACAGCAGAGATCGTGGTGGGCGAGGGCAATGTGCAG ACACTtcttcctgctgccagcctgCTTCAGCTCAATGGGGTGCGGGACGCTTGCTGCAAGTTTCTGCTCAGCCAACTCGACCCATCCAACTGCCTGGGGATCCGGGGCTTTGCCGACACGCACTCCTGCAGTGACCTCCTCAAGTCTGCACACAAATACGTCCTCCAGCACTTCGTGGAGGTGTCCAAGACAGAGGAGTTCATGTTGCTGCCTCTTAAACAG GTGCTGGACCTCATTTCTAGTGACAGCCTCAATGTGCCATCGGAGGAGGAGGTGTACCGGGCTGTGCTCAGCTGGGTCAAACATGATGTGGACAGCAGGAGACAGCATGTCCCCAGG CTCATGAAGTGCGTGAGGCTGCCCCTGCTGAGCCGGGACTTCCTGATGAGCAACGTGGACACGGAGCTGCTGGTGAGGCACCACTCGGAGTGCAAGGACCTGCTGATCGAAGCCCTCAAGTACCACCTCATGCCTGAGCAGAGGGGGGTCCTCAGCAACAGCAGGACCAGGCCGCGGCGCTGCGAGGGggccagcactgtgctttttGCTGTGG GTGGGGGCAGCCTGTTTGCCATCCATGGGGACTGCGAGGCCTACGACACGCGGACGGACCGCTGGCACATGGTGGCCTCCATGTCGACCCGCAGGGCCAGGGTGGGCGTCGCGGCCATTGGGAACAAGCTGTACGCCGTGGGCGG tTACGATGGGACCTCAGATTTGGCAACGGTGGAGTCCTATGATCCTGTCACCAACTCCTGGCAACCGGAGGTGTCCATGGGCACGAGGAGGAGCTGCCTGGGTGTAGCAGCACTTCATGGGCTTCTCTATGCTGCTGGGGGATACGATGGGGCCTCATGCCTGAACAG cgCAGAGCGGTACGACCCTCTGACAGGCACCTGGACATCCATCGCTGCCATGAGCACCAGGAGACGCTACGTCCGGGTGGCAACGCTAG AAGGCAACCTCTATGCTGTTGGGGGATATGACAGCTCATCCCACTTAGCCACAGTAGAAAAGTATGAGCCCCAG ATCAACACGTGGACGCCCATTGCCAACATGCTGAGCCGCCGGAGCAGCGCAGgggtggctgtgctggagggGATGCTCTACGTGGCTGGTGGTAACGATGGGACCAGCTGCCTTAACTCCGTTGAGCGTTACAACCCCAAAACCAACACGTGGGAGAGCGTGGCACCCATGAACATCCGCAG GAGCACCCACGACCTGGTGGCCATGGACGGCTGGCTGTACGCGGTGGGTGGCAACGACGGCAGCTCCAGCCTGAACTCCATCGAGAAGTACAACCCACGCACCAACAAATGGgtggcagcctcctgcatgTTCACCCGTCGCAGCAGCGTTGGGGTGGCCGTGCTGGAACTGCTCAACTTCCCGCCTCCCTCCTCTCCCACGCTCTCCGTGTCCTCGACGAGCCTTTGA
- the PLEKHN1 gene encoding pleckstrin homology domain-containing family N member 1: MGSNGLTYQGLLPLKELNVCEMESRRSAGQEEQHAFRITGPLLNPLIVFCPTETELKQWLYHLEKQIHLNGGSLGLPFIAQDDWKQSSVGKEELRWSVQNMPVQEWRGTQRESLGDVLCVSKVKLQHLPFQEQHERLLVLYPSTLVIVSEEHNGLYFKGELPLNAIQVLFEENEKTSFLIEGAYSGLCWMQSGFGLGSSCPMVV, from the exons ATGGGCTCCAATGGGCTCACCTACCAG GGCCTGCTGCCTTTGAAAGAGCTGAATGTCTGCGAGATGGAGAGCAGGAGGAGCGcggggcaggaggagcagcacgCCTTCCGCATCACAG GTCCATTGCTGAACCCTCTGATTGTGTTCTGTCCCACGGAGACGGAGCTGAAGCAGTGGCTCTATCACCTGGAGAAGCAGATCCACCTGAACGGAGGGAGCCTGGGCTTGCCCTTCATTGCTCAG GATGACTGGAAGCAGAGCTCggtggggaaggaggagctgCGGTGGTCGGTGCAGAACATGCCTGTCCAGGAGTGGAGGGGGACCCAGCGGGAATCCCTCGGTGACGTCCTCTGCGTTTCCAAAGTGAAGCTCCAGCACCTGCCTTTCCAG GAGCAGCACGAGCGCCTGCTAGTGCTGTACCCCTCCACGCTGGTGATTGTGTCTGAAGAGCACAACGGCCTCTACTTTAAG GGCGAGCTGCCACTCAATGCCATCCAGGTGTTGTttgaagagaatgagaaaacCTCATTTTTAATAGAAGGTGCATattcagggctgtgctggatgcaaTCTGGGTTTGGGCTGGGATCCTCTTGTCCCATGGTGGTGTAG